From the Kitasatospora viridis genome, one window contains:
- a CDS encoding DUF6758 family protein, with the protein MRGEPSCPRCAGRVRAPGLFSDTWQCDTHGAVHPMQPVLPPSVEALGVAVARSEVPVWLPWPLPVSWLYTGVAHAGDDLSGARATAVACSGPAPLGGFGELVLVAEELGVGLGARYAGLKGPDPGDVISLDRPADTKLLAAGRPTPMWHVPDAPDDRAVYVGEARGLWIWAIAWPEQSALLMYDELVLTDLREAGAELELLPCGALSPRLLG; encoded by the coding sequence ATGAGGGGCGAGCCAAGTTGCCCGAGGTGCGCCGGTCGGGTGCGTGCCCCCGGTCTCTTCTCCGACACCTGGCAGTGCGACACGCACGGCGCCGTGCACCCGATGCAGCCGGTACTGCCCCCGAGTGTGGAGGCCCTGGGGGTGGCGGTGGCCCGCTCCGAGGTGCCCGTCTGGCTGCCCTGGCCGCTCCCGGTGAGCTGGCTCTACACCGGCGTCGCGCACGCCGGCGACGACCTCTCCGGCGCCCGGGCCACCGCCGTGGCCTGCTCCGGTCCGGCCCCGCTCGGCGGGTTCGGCGAACTGGTGCTGGTGGCCGAGGAGCTGGGCGTCGGGCTCGGTGCCCGGTACGCCGGCCTGAAGGGCCCGGACCCGGGCGACGTCATCTCGCTGGACCGCCCCGCCGACACCAAGCTGCTGGCCGCCGGCCGGCCGACCCCGATGTGGCACGTGCCGGACGCCCCGGACGACCGTGCGGTCTACGTCGGCGAGGCCCGCGGCCTGTGGATCTGGGCGATCGCCTGGCCCGAGCAGTCCGCCCTGCTGATGTACGACGAGCTGGTGCTGACCGATCTTCGGGAGGCCGGCGCGGAGTTGGAGTTGCTCCCGTGCGGCGCCCTCTCGCCCCGGCTGCTGGGCTAG
- a CDS encoding PHP domain-containing protein: MRIDLHAHSNASDGTDSPTELVAAAVAAGLDVVALTDHDTVAGHAEAAAALRTVPGAEGLTLVPGAELSCRVEGVSMHLLAYLFDPAEPAFAAERELVRTDRFRRGRAVVDKCRELGAPISWEQVQRIAGEGSVGRPHIASALVEAGVVATVSDAFTTDWLANGGRADVPKHETDPFEAVRLVRAAGGVPVFAHPGAVKRGRTVPERVIAELAAAGLGGLEVDHIDHDDPTRARLAELAGELGLLRTGSSDYHGSRKTVRLGAHTTDPEQFERLLAQASGIKPVAA, encoded by the coding sequence GTGCGGATCGACCTGCACGCCCACAGCAACGCCTCCGACGGCACCGACTCGCCCACCGAGCTGGTCGCCGCGGCCGTCGCTGCCGGGCTGGACGTGGTGGCGCTGACCGACCACGACACGGTGGCCGGCCACGCCGAGGCGGCGGCCGCGCTGCGCACCGTGCCGGGGGCCGAGGGACTGACCCTGGTGCCGGGCGCCGAACTCTCCTGCCGGGTCGAGGGCGTCAGCATGCACCTGCTGGCCTACCTCTTCGACCCGGCCGAGCCGGCCTTCGCCGCCGAGCGCGAGCTGGTCCGCACCGACCGGTTCCGGCGCGGCCGCGCGGTGGTGGACAAGTGCCGCGAGCTGGGCGCGCCGATCAGCTGGGAGCAGGTGCAGCGGATAGCGGGCGAAGGCTCGGTGGGCCGCCCGCACATCGCCAGCGCGCTGGTCGAGGCCGGCGTGGTGGCCACCGTCTCGGACGCCTTCACCACCGACTGGCTGGCCAACGGCGGCCGGGCCGACGTGCCCAAGCACGAGACCGACCCGTTCGAGGCCGTCCGGCTGGTCCGGGCGGCCGGCGGGGTGCCGGTCTTCGCCCACCCGGGCGCGGTGAAGCGCGGGCGCACGGTGCCCGAGCGGGTGATCGCCGAGCTGGCGGCGGCCGGGCTGGGCGGCCTGGAGGTGGACCACATCGACCACGACGACCCGACCCGGGCCCGGCTGGCCGAGCTGGCCGGGGAGTTGGGGCTGCTCCGCACCGGCTCCAGCGACTACCACGGCAGCCGCAAGACGGTGCGGCTCGGTGCCCACACCACCGACCCGGAGCAGTTCGAGCGGCTGCTCGCCCAGGCGTCCGGAATCAAGCCGGTCGCGGCCTGA